The genome window GCCGGCCCAGGCCGGGGATGTTGAACACCGATTCCGTCACGACCACGCCGCTGATCAACAGCGCGATCCCCAGGCCCACCACCGTGGCGATGGGCACGGCGGCGTTGCGCAGCGCGTGACCCAGCAGCACTCCGGTTTCACCCAGGCCCTTGGAACGCGCCGTGCGGATGAAGTCTTCGCCCATGACCTCGATGACGCTGGTGCGGGTAATGCGTGCAATCAGCGCAACATAGACCGTGGACAAGGCAAGCGACGGCAGAATGAGGCGGTGCAGGTAGAGCCAGAAGCCCTTTTCCAGCGGCGTGTAGCCCTGCACGTTGAACCAGCCCAGCTTGATGGCAAACAGCCAGATCAGCAGGTAGCCCGTGACGAACACCGGCACCGAGAAACCCAGTACCGAAAATCCCATCACGGCGCGATCCAGCAGACGGCCTTGCCGCCATGCCGCCAGAACACCCAGCGGAATGGCGACCAGCAGCGTGAAGACCAAGGTCAGCACCGCCAGACTCAAAGACGGTTCCAAGCGCTGAGAAATCAGTGTAGTGACGGGCACGCCAGACATCAGCGATGTGCCCAGATCGCCTTGCACAAGCTTGGCGCCCCAGATGAAGAACTGTTTGACGACCGGCTGGTCCAGCCCCATCGTCTGCCGTATCTGGACGATACGTTCAGGCGTGGCGCCGTCGCCTGCCATGATGATGGCCGGATCACCCGGGCTCAAACGTAATATCGCGAAGACCACCACCGCGACCATCACCAGAACGGGGATGGTCGCGAGGAGCCGGCGTGAGACAAATGCCAGCATATATTTCCCCCTGAACTACCAGCCCTTTAAGGGGCTTTCTTGACGTTCCAGAACGCAAAGACCGGTGCATGCACCAGGCCGGAGA of Achromobacter seleniivolatilans contains these proteins:
- a CDS encoding ABC transporter permease, whose amino-acid sequence is MLAFVSRRLLATIPVLVMVAVVVFAILRLSPGDPAIIMAGDGATPERIVQIRQTMGLDQPVVKQFFIWGAKLVQGDLGTSLMSGVPVTTLISQRLEPSLSLAVLTLVFTLLVAIPLGVLAAWRQGRLLDRAVMGFSVLGFSVPVFVTGYLLIWLFAIKLGWFNVQGYTPLEKGFWLYLHRLILPSLALSTVYVALIARITRTSVIEVMGEDFIRTARSKGLGETGVLLGHALRNAAVPIATVVGLGIALLISGVVVTESVFNIPGLGRLVVEAVLARDYPVIQGLTLFFAFVYVFINLVVDCAYTVFDPRIRY